A window of Clostridium taeniosporum genomic DNA:
ATTTGAATGTGCCTAAAGTTTTAATACTAGGAGGAGATTTTAAATGATAGTTAAATGTATAGATAATAATTTATGCGAAGATTTAACTTTAAGTAAAGATTATTTAGTTATAGAAGAAGCACCTGAATACTTTGTATTAATAAGTGATAAAAATGAAGAAATAACTTGTAGAAAATCTAGATTCAAAGTAATTCAAGATGGTGAATTAGCTAAAAAAACTAAAGCTACTATTAATGAATTAACTTATCAATTAAATAATGAATTTTCTGATATAAAACAATTTAATATAAGAAAAAACTCTAAAGGTGAAATTAAAGAAATTTCTATTAAATTTAAATATTAATATAACATTTAGTAAAAAATGATTACCTAAAATTTATGGTAATCATTTTTTTATCATCAAATTAATATATTAATTTTATATTCTTCTAACCACATATTTACTTGAATTAAATAAGCTATTAATTGAGGACCTGTCATCAATTGACCATACCAAGGTGACTTATATGATTTCCCTCTTGTTTCTACAATTTTTCTTACTGTATCTTCATCAATAATTTCATGAATAGGTGATGACTTCTTTTGTAATATTTCATCCATCATATTACAAACTATATCTGTATATATAGGATTATGAGTTTTAGGATACGGACTCTTTTTTCTATAAATAATCTCATTTGGAAGAATTCCTTCTAAAGCTGCTCTTAATAACCCTTTTTCCCTTCCCTCATACAATTTTATTTCTGATGGTAAATTAAATGCATAATCTACTAATCTAATATCCGCGAAAGGAACCCTAACTTCTAAACCATTATACATGCTAACTCTGTCTTTTCTATTTAAAAGATTAACCATAAACCATTTTAAATTCAAATATGCCACTTCTCTCATTCTATAATCTCTTTTGTTTTCATTTTCCAAATGTGGAACCTTACTTAATGACTTTTCATATTGATACCTTACTGTATCTTCTACTCTTATATTTTTTAACCTCTTATTAATTATAACCTCTCTATTGTTAACAAACCTTGACCATGGAAAAGTATCTAAATAAAACATTTCTTCATTTGTATACCATGGATATCCTGCAAATATTTCATCTGCACATTCTCCTGAAAGACCTACCACAAAATTTTTACGAATTTCTTTGCAAAATAATAATAATGATGAATCTATATCTGCCATACCTGGTAAATCTCTAGCTATTACTGCATCTTTTAAAGCTTTAGCTAAATCTTTATGATTTAAAGTGATTTTTTTATGATTGCTTCCTATTTCTTTTGCCATAACTTCTGCCCAATATTCATCAGAAGTAGGTTGAAATAATGATGACTTAAAATATCTATCATTATCCTCATAATCTATAGAATAAGTAGTTAATTTTTTTCCCCTCTTATTAAATTCTTCTGCTGCTATTGCAGAAATTGCAGATGAATCTAATCCTCCTGAAAGAAATGTACATATTGGCACATCACCTACTAATTGTCTTTTTATTGAATCCTCTAATAAATATCTTACATGCTCTATAGCTTCATCTGTTGTTTCTTTAAACTCCCTTGCTTCAACGCTCCAATATTCCCATGTTTTTATATCTCCATTTTTAG
This region includes:
- the asnB gene encoding asparagine synthase (glutamine-hydrolyzing), translating into MCGIAGLVNFKEDISKYKNVLEDMVKTLKKRGPDNKGYYINKNVLLGHRRLVVVDPDGGNQPMIKIVEGNKYVLVYNGELYNTEELRKELKSEGFNFDSYSDTEVLLTSYICWGKKCIDKLNGIFAFAIFDEKNNEVFLARDQMGVKPLFYTMCNGIFIFGSEIKTILANPSVKREIDEDGLTELFALGPSITPGRAIFKNIKEVAPANCLLISKNGDIKTWEYWSVEAREFKETTDEAIEHVRYLLEDSIKRQLVGDVPICTFLSGGLDSSAISAIAAEEFNKRGKKLTTYSIDYEDNDRYFKSSLFQPTSDEYWAEVMAKEIGSNHKKITLNHKDLAKALKDAVIARDLPGMADIDSSLLLFCKEIRKNFVVGLSGECADEIFAGYPWYTNEEMFYLDTFPWSRFVNNREVIINKRLKNIRVEDTVRYQYEKSLSKVPHLENENKRDYRMREVAYLNLKWFMVNLLNRKDRVSMYNGLEVRVPFADIRLVDYAFNLPSEIKLYEGREKGLLRAALEGILPNEIIYRKKSPYPKTHNPIYTDIVCNMMDEILQKKSSPIHEIIDEDTVRKIVETRGKSYKSPWYGQLMTGPQLIAYLIQVNMWLEEYKINILI